CAATCATAGAAAACATGTCTGACGTTGAACAACAAGTCGTTGAAGAGGTTGAGGTTGCCGTTGAGGAAACCTCAGCATCCAtctccattgaagatgCCGTCAAGAAGGTCTTgagaatttctttggtccACGATGGTTTGGCCAGAGGTTTGAGAGAGGCTTCCAAGGCTCTGTCTTCTGGTGCTGCCCAACTGTGTGTCCTGTGTGACTCTGTCACTGACGAGGCCATCATCAAGCTGGTTGAAGCTCTTTGTAACGAGCCAGAGGAGAAGATCCCTCTGATCAAGGTCTCTGACGCCAAGCAGTTAGGTGAATGGGCTGGTCTATGTACTTTAGACCGTGAGGGTAACGCCAGAAAGGTTGTTGGTGCTTCTTGTGTTGTCATCAAGGACTGGGGTCAAGACTCCGAGGAGCGTCACGTTCTTTTGGACTACTTTTCCAGCAactaatttttttctggaTTTAATTAGTCTTTatagttttttttctctaaTGACATTTTAAATTATAGAAATAACGGTATGTCAATTGTAGATGGTGCAGGTGTTCTTCTTGTGGTGCTGGGCT
This is a stretch of genomic DNA from Komagataella phaffii GS115 chromosome 3, complete sequence. It encodes these proteins:
- a CDS encoding 40S ribosomal protein S12, which translates into the protein MSDVEQQVVEEVEVAVEETSASISIEDAVKKVLRISLVHDGLARGLREASKALSSGAAQLCVLCDSVTDEAIIKLVEALCNEPEEKIPLIKVSDAKQLGEWAGLCTLDREGNARKVVGASCVVIKDWGQDSEERHVLLDYFSSN